A genome region from bacterium includes the following:
- a CDS encoding DUF86 domain-containing protein, whose product MSKHSDYITIQEILEVISNIESYLEGRTPEHLRSEKMLKDAILMSLIVIGELTKRLSEEIRNQYCDVDWLGIVGIRNRIAHGYFDVDLDLIWTVATTEIPLLKLSLTKIMERN is encoded by the coding sequence TTGTCAAAGCATAGCGATTACATCACAATTCAAGAAATCCTTGAGGTTATTAGTAACATCGAATCATATCTCGAAGGTAGAACACCAGAACATCTTCGTTCTGAGAAGATGTTAAAAGATGCCATTTTGATGTCATTGATCGTTATTGGCGAATTGACAAAACGACTTTCTGAGGAAATCCGTAACCAGTATTGTGATGTTGACTGGTTAGGAATTGTCGGCATCCGGAATCGCATAGCCCATGGATATTTTGATGTTGATTTGGATTTGATCTGGACAGTAGCAACGACTGAAATTCCGTTATTGAAACTGTCGTTGACAAAAATAATGGAACGTAATTAA
- a CDS encoding acyl-CoA dehydrogenase: MQNLDFLLPEEVLMMREMVADFAQNELAPHVIEYDETQKFPLEQVKKMGELGLMGIPYPEEYDGANLGYLGYAVAIEEIAKVDGSTALTLAAHTSLGLGPIYLFGSDEQKKKYMPPMCRGDVIGAFGLTEPEAGSDAGGTQTTAVRENGSWVLNGQKIYITNSNYADTFVATAMTDRSKKTKGISSFIIEKGTPGFSIGKKENKMGCRASDTATLHFDNCKIPAENILGKEGEGFKQFLHVLDGGRISIGAMALGLAEGAFLASAKYAQERKQFNQPIAEFQSTQMKLATMATEIEAARHLIYHAAKLKDAGRDYIKESSMAKLYASEVATRTCLTAIQIHGGYGYIKEYHVERMMRDAKLCEIGEGTSEIQRLIISREILQKGNLLA; the protein is encoded by the coding sequence ATGCAAAACTTAGATTTTCTGTTGCCGGAAGAAGTGCTCATGATGCGCGAGATGGTCGCTGATTTCGCACAAAATGAATTAGCACCACACGTCATTGAGTATGACGAGACTCAAAAATTTCCGCTCGAACAAGTTAAGAAGATGGGCGAATTGGGACTGATGGGGATTCCCTATCCGGAGGAGTACGATGGTGCGAATCTCGGGTATCTCGGCTATGCGGTCGCCATCGAGGAGATTGCCAAAGTGGATGGTTCCACGGCACTCACCCTCGCGGCTCATACTTCGTTGGGATTAGGTCCAATCTATCTCTTCGGTTCCGATGAACAGAAGAAAAAGTATATGCCGCCAATGTGCCGGGGCGATGTCATCGGCGCATTCGGATTGACCGAACCGGAAGCCGGCAGCGATGCCGGGGGGACGCAAACAACCGCTGTGCGCGAGAATGGCAGTTGGGTGTTGAATGGACAGAAAATCTACATCACCAATTCCAATTACGCCGATACTTTTGTCGCGACCGCGATGACCGACCGCTCGAAAAAGACCAAGGGAATTTCCTCATTCATTATTGAAAAAGGTACTCCCGGGTTCTCGATTGGTAAGAAGGAAAACAAGATGGGATGCCGCGCGAGCGATACCGCGACACTCCATTTCGATAACTGCAAAATCCCCGCCGAGAATATTTTAGGCAAAGAGGGGGAAGGCTTTAAGCAATTCCTTCACGTCCTCGACGGTGGCCGGATTTCCATCGGCGCGATGGCATTAGGATTGGCGGAAGGAGCGTTTCTCGCTTCGGCTAAGTATGCCCAGGAACGGAAACAATTCAATCAGCCGATTGCCGAATTTCAATCGACCCAGATGAAGTTGGCGACGATGGCGACCGAAATCGAAGCGGCTCGCCACTTGATTTATCACGCAGCGAAATTGAAGGATGCAGGCCGCGATTACATCAAAGAATCGTCGATGGCGAAGTTGTATGCGAGCGAAGTCGCCACGCGTACTTGTTTAACGGCGATTCAGATACACGGCGGTTATGGTTACATCAAAGAGTATCACGTTGAGCGAATGATGCGCGACGCGAAACTGTGCGAAATCGGCGAAGGAACCAGTGAAATCCAGCGTTTGATTATTTCTCGCGAGATTTTACAGAAGGGCAATCTGCTTGCTTAG
- a CDS encoding DUF2971 domain-containing protein, with product MDEIIFEIREAEKGGYTAKAIGESIFTEAETLSELKLKIREAVKRHFDEGKVPKRILLRTIRDEELEIDERFAGQLFKYRDFKKTPEWRNKPRGRYRALIQYGLRILTHNELFFSAPSNFNDPFDCKLPIPFQNGSNQDKKKFICDMLEADDKSKVEVENKANRIIQNPNRDFMKGLEEGYINNTVEYYGVLSLTKRHDESLMWSHYADYHKGFVVGFQHNRMEILSKSKLKIYREYVDYKSNIPDWNFYEVCKNKDVNKLIKNLFLTKSYGWKYEREFRVIVFSLDENGNQTSANVGLRFDRSSLACVILGCKILPENRTKIINILKQLSLKIPLYQARKVQTKFALEFLEELY from the coding sequence ATGGACGAAATCATCTTCGAGATTCGAGAAGCGGAGAAAGGTGGGTACACTGCGAAGGCAATCGGCGAATCAATCTTCACCGAAGCGGAAACGCTTAGCGAACTAAAACTCAAGATTCGAGAAGCGGTGAAGCGTCACTTTGACGAGGGAAAAGTACCGAAACGAATTCTATTGCGAACGATTAGGGATGAGGAACTGGAAATCGATGAGAGATTTGCCGGGCAGTTGTTTAAGTATCGAGATTTTAAGAAAACGCCTGAATGGAGAAATAAGCCGCGTGGAAGATACAGAGCGTTGATTCAATATGGTCTGCGAATACTGACTCACAATGAGCTTTTCTTTTCAGCACCATCAAATTTTAATGATCCATTTGATTGTAAACTACCAATCCCGTTTCAGAATGGGAGCAATCAAGACAAAAAGAAGTTTATTTGTGATATGTTAGAAGCTGATGATAAATCAAAAGTTGAGGTAGAAAACAAAGCAAACCGAATAATTCAGAACCCAAACAGAGATTTCATGAAAGGTTTGGAAGAGGGATATATCAATAATACAGTCGAATATTACGGTGTATTGTCATTGACCAAACGACATGATGAATCATTAATGTGGTCACATTATGCTGATTATCATAAAGGGTTTGTTGTCGGTTTCCAACACAATCGAATGGAAATTTTATCGAAATCAAAATTAAAAATTTACAGAGAATATGTCGATTATAAAAGTAATATTCCTGACTGGAATTTTTATGAAGTTTGTAAAAATAAAGATGTTAATAAATTGATTAAGAACTTATTTTTGACAAAATCGTATGGTTGGAAATATGAACGAGAATTTAGAGTAATCGTTTTTTCGCTTGATGAAAATGGAAATCAGACATCTGCAAATGTAGGATTAAGATTTGATCGCAGTTCTTTGGCGTGTGTTATCCTTGGTTGCAAAATCCTACCAGAAAATAGAACGAAAATAATAAACATTCTAAAACAACTATCATTAAAAATTCCTTTGTACCAAGCAAGAAAAGTGCAAACAAAATTCGCTTTAGAGTTTTTAGAAGAATTGTACTGA
- a CDS encoding MBL fold metallo-hydrolase, with protein sequence MSVELQLPFVEGPFRIGRFTLHLISDGWMKLSGQSMFRTADQVDDAASTEKRSDRPAGETRHTGRTLVGLNCLLVQDGEKKILIDTGIGNKHEVKEGRNYEFERPRLLVNGLATLGFAPEDITHVINSHLHFDHCGGNTEYDELGNLKAAFPKATYFMARGEFECAKEPPPRAKRDFPLENILPLQETGQLELWDHDGELLPGISVLTTGGHTRDHAVLLISDGGQTACFLADLIPTASHLHPSLVMKYDMFPDDVKKVKRYLLERASAEQWLLFFDHAPRVRVGRVWQTGTRFHFSAEGSKSE encoded by the coding sequence GTGAGTGTTGAACTACAATTACCGTTCGTCGAGGGGCCGTTTCGGATCGGGAGGTTTACGCTCCATCTGATCTCCGATGGCTGGATGAAATTGTCCGGTCAATCGATGTTCCGTACTGCCGATCAAGTGGACGATGCCGCCTCGACTGAGAAGCGGAGCGACCGTCCGGCTGGCGAGACCCGTCACACCGGTCGAACGTTAGTTGGTTTGAATTGTCTCTTGGTGCAAGACGGCGAAAAGAAAATACTGATCGATACCGGAATCGGGAATAAACACGAGGTCAAGGAAGGGCGGAACTACGAATTCGAGCGGCCGCGCCTGCTTGTGAATGGTTTAGCAACCTTGGGATTCGCACCCGAAGATATAACGCATGTGATCAATTCGCATCTTCATTTCGATCATTGCGGCGGCAATACCGAGTACGATGAGCTGGGCAATCTAAAAGCGGCGTTTCCCAAGGCTACGTATTTTATGGCGCGGGGGGAGTTCGAGTGTGCGAAGGAACCGCCGCCGCGGGCGAAACGGGATTTCCCGTTGGAAAACATTCTTCCGTTACAGGAGACCGGACAACTGGAGTTGTGGGATCACGATGGGGAACTCCTGCCGGGCATTTCCGTATTGACGACGGGGGGACACACCCGCGATCATGCCGTATTATTGATTTCCGATGGGGGGCAAACGGCGTGCTTTTTGGCGGATTTGATTCCGACGGCATCGCATCTTCACCCCTCGCTGGTCATGAAATACGACATGTTTCCCGACGATGTGAAAAAAGTGAAACGCTACCTTTTGGAACGGGCGAGTGCGGAACAATGGCTCCTCTTCTTCGACCATGCGCCACGGGTACGGGTGGGGAGAGTTTGGCAAACCGGGACAAGGTTTCATTTTAGTGCGGAAGGTAGTAAGAGCGAGTGA
- a CDS encoding GIY-YIG nuclease family protein: MEKQYFVYIMTNQSNTVLYTGVTGNIGRRMEEHKQKLSKGFTKRYNIDKLVYLEWTGDINDALRREKQIKGGSRADKIKLINSMNPNWEDLSDRVRV, encoded by the coding sequence ATGGAGAAACAATACTTTGTCTACATCATGACAAATCAGAGCAATACCGTATTATACACCGGTGTAACTGGAAACATCGGCAGAAGAATGGAAGAGCATAAACAGAAGTTATCCAAAGGATTTACAAAACGTTATAACATCGACAAGCTCGTGTATCTGGAATGGACTGGTGATATAAACGATGCATTGCGACGAGAAAAGCAGATCAAAGGTGGGTCGCGAGCGGATAAGATAAAGCTTATTAATTCGATGAACCCTAATTGGGAAGATTTATCGGATCGCGTTCGGGTTTGA
- a CDS encoding type II toxin-antitoxin system HicB family antitoxin, which produces MQERVKLNQYTAVFIKRKKWWIGYAEETPGAITQGSTLEETRENLKEAISLVLEANRDLNKMKEKSGKVIREPILVPIVTSMS; this is translated from the coding sequence ATGCAAGAACGGGTAAAACTCAACCAATACACCGCTGTTTTCATCAAACGAAAAAAGTGGTGGATCGGTTATGCCGAAGAGACTCCCGGTGCTATCACTCAAGGATCAACTTTAGAAGAAACCCGAGAGAATCTCAAAGAAGCGATTTCGCTTGTTCTTGAAGCAAACCGAGATTTGAATAAAATGAAAGAAAAAAGTGGTAAAGTGATTAGAGAACCGATATTAGTTCCAATTGTTACTAGCATGAGTTGA
- a CDS encoding acyl-CoA dehydrogenase family protein produces MHFALTDEQKMVRDTARQFARDVLAPKASWRDETATFPHEELKQLADMGFCGIQLPEEFGGAGMDSISYSLMIEEISAGDASVGVVLSVTNSLAGFPIYKYGTQAQKEKYLPKLASGQWLGGFMLTEPEAGSDAGAQKTTAIDKGDHFVVNGTKQFITGGATADVFIVTCVTDPAKGSKGTSTLIIEKTFPGFIVGKHEDKMGIRGSDCVQIIFDNCIVPKENLLGELGSGIKIALSTLDSGRIGIASQALGIAAAAMNAAKEYGLQRKQFGQPITSFQAIRFKFADMTMKIDAARLLTHRACWLKDQGEPYSVESAMAKLYSSQICVEVANEGVQIHGGAGYMKDYPAERHLRDSKVCEIYEGTSEVQRFILSNALLGR; encoded by the coding sequence ATGCACTTTGCACTGACTGACGAACAGAAGATGGTGCGGGATACCGCCCGTCAGTTCGCCCGTGACGTACTTGCCCCCAAAGCCTCGTGGCGCGACGAGACCGCGACCTTCCCGCATGAAGAACTGAAACAGTTAGCCGACATGGGTTTCTGCGGCATTCAGTTGCCGGAGGAGTTTGGCGGCGCGGGGATGGATTCTATTAGTTACTCGCTCATGATCGAAGAGATCTCTGCAGGGGATGCCAGCGTTGGCGTGGTGTTATCGGTCACCAATTCGCTGGCGGGTTTTCCGATATACAAGTATGGTACTCAGGCACAGAAAGAAAAATATTTACCGAAACTTGCCTCGGGTCAATGGTTGGGCGGATTCATGCTCACCGAGCCGGAAGCGGGTTCCGATGCCGGCGCGCAGAAAACCACCGCTATCGATAAGGGCGATCACTTTGTCGTAAACGGAACGAAGCAGTTCATCACCGGCGGCGCTACTGCTGACGTCTTTATCGTCACCTGTGTGACCGATCCGGCGAAGGGAAGTAAAGGAACATCTACCCTCATTATCGAGAAAACCTTTCCCGGCTTTATCGTAGGGAAACACGAAGATAAGATGGGGATTCGGGGCAGCGATTGTGTACAAATCATTTTCGACAATTGCATCGTCCCGAAAGAGAATTTGTTAGGTGAACTGGGGAGCGGCATCAAAATTGCCCTCTCGACGTTGGATTCCGGACGAATCGGTATCGCTTCGCAAGCGTTGGGAATCGCCGCTGCCGCAATGAATGCTGCGAAGGAATACGGGCTGCAACGTAAGCAATTCGGCCAACCGATTACCAGTTTCCAAGCGATTCGCTTCAAGTTTGCCGATATGACGATGAAAATCGATGCAGCTCGGTTATTAACCCATCGTGCCTGTTGGTTGAAAGATCAAGGTGAACCCTACTCGGTCGAGTCGGCGATGGCAAAATTGTATTCCTCCCAGATTTGCGTAGAAGTCGCGAATGAAGGGGTACAGATTCATGGCGGAGCGGGCTACATGAAGGATTATCCCGCAGAGCGACATTTACGCGATAGTAAAGTTTGTGAGATATATGAAGGCACGAGTGAAGTGCAACGCTTCATATTATCGAACGCACTACTCGGGCGATAG
- a CDS encoding thiolase family protein: MHSHPEAWIVGAARTPITAYRGSLASFSAAQLGGIAIKAALERAGVAPDAVQDVIMGMVLQAGVGQAPARQAAIAAGIPTSAGAWTVNKVCSSGLKAVMLAAAQIESGEFDVVVAGGMESMSNVPHYVHWARGGVGYGHAQVTDGVIKDGLWDVYHDKHMGNCAETCAAKYSITREQQDEFAKLSYNRALDAIKTGKFEKEIVPVTIPQKKGDPIIVKEDEEPKKAKVDKFPELRPAFAKDGTITAANASSLDDGAAALVIVSSEYAKAHGLKPLAKVSGWATHSQEPEWFTTAPAGAVEKLLKKLDWSKNDVDCFELNEAFAVVALVNNQLLGLNAEKVNPWGGAVALGHPIGSSGARIVVTLVHELLAGGGKKGIAGLCNGGGEATALAIEAM; the protein is encoded by the coding sequence ATGCATTCTCATCCGGAAGCGTGGATCGTGGGGGCGGCACGTACACCAATCACGGCGTATCGCGGATCGCTCGCATCCTTTTCCGCCGCACAACTCGGCGGAATCGCAATCAAAGCGGCACTCGAACGTGCCGGAGTCGCACCCGACGCGGTGCAAGACGTAATTATGGGAATGGTGCTGCAGGCCGGCGTCGGACAAGCGCCCGCCCGTCAAGCTGCCATTGCCGCCGGTATTCCAACCTCAGCTGGTGCGTGGACCGTCAACAAGGTCTGCTCGTCTGGTCTCAAGGCGGTGATGTTGGCAGCGGCTCAGATCGAATCAGGGGAATTCGACGTCGTCGTCGCCGGTGGCATGGAGTCGATGTCGAATGTACCGCATTATGTCCATTGGGCGCGCGGCGGCGTCGGTTACGGCCATGCGCAAGTGACCGATGGCGTGATCAAAGATGGCCTTTGGGACGTCTATCACGATAAACACATGGGGAATTGCGCCGAAACCTGTGCTGCAAAGTATTCGATTACCCGCGAGCAACAGGATGAATTTGCGAAACTTTCCTATAATCGTGCCTTGGATGCAATCAAAACCGGAAAGTTTGAAAAAGAGATCGTTCCGGTGACGATTCCGCAGAAGAAGGGCGATCCGATTATCGTGAAGGAAGACGAAGAGCCGAAAAAGGCGAAAGTCGATAAATTCCCGGAATTGCGTCCCGCGTTTGCGAAGGATGGCACCATTACCGCCGCCAATGCCAGCTCGCTCGACGATGGCGCTGCCGCTTTGGTAATCGTCTCGTCCGAGTATGCGAAAGCGCACGGTTTGAAGCCGCTCGCTAAAGTGTCCGGCTGGGCGACTCATTCGCAGGAACCAGAATGGTTTACGACCGCTCCCGCCGGCGCAGTCGAAAAATTGCTCAAGAAATTAGATTGGTCGAAGAATGACGTCGATTGCTTTGAATTAAACGAAGCATTCGCCGTTGTCGCCCTCGTGAATAACCAATTGCTGGGCTTAAATGCGGAGAAGGTGAATCCGTGGGGCGGCGCGGTTGCGTTAGGCCATCCGATTGGTTCCTCCGGCGCTCGCATTGTGGTAACGCTGGTGCATGAATTGCTTGCCGGCGGCGGCAAGAAGGGTATCGCCGGACTCTGCAACGGTGGCGGCGAAGCGACTGCCTTAGCGATTGAAGCGATGTAA
- a CDS encoding nucleotidyltransferase family protein, with protein MQLTPDSIREVLRAHLPELQEKYRVRSIGLFGSYARGDATEDSDIDILVDFDPSIGLKFVHLAEYLEELLGRRVDLVSTRAVSPRLRQSIEEDLLLVKA; from the coding sequence ATGCAATTAACCCCGGATTCCATTCGGGAGGTCTTGCGCGCGCACTTGCCGGAACTGCAAGAAAAGTATCGGGTACGGTCGATTGGTTTGTTTGGTTCCTATGCTCGCGGCGACGCTACAGAGGATAGCGACATCGATATTTTGGTCGATTTTGATCCAAGTATCGGTCTTAAATTTGTTCATTTGGCGGAGTACTTAGAAGAATTGTTGGGAAGGCGAGTCGATTTGGTTTCAACCAGAGCGGTGTCGCCAAGACTCCGGCAATCCATTGAGGAGGATTTACTCCTTGTCAAAGCATAG
- a CDS encoding nucleotidyltransferase domain-containing protein, translated as MKSDTYEEIVQRVVATVHPVRMLLFGSRARGDYNDQSDYDFLVEVDDALVRESGRWNLLKQIRSHLPFGFPPADFLLFSSSEVAQYRNSKNHIVSRALREGKVLYENR; from the coding sequence ATGAAATCCGATACCTATGAAGAAATCGTCCAACGAGTTGTCGCAACGGTACATCCGGTACGAATGTTGCTGTTCGGTTCGCGAGCAAGAGGGGATTATAACGACCAATCAGACTACGACTTTTTGGTGGAGGTAGATGATGCGCTCGTCCGCGAATCGGGACGTTGGAATCTATTAAAACAGATTCGCTCACATCTTCCGTTCGGATTTCCACCGGCGGATTTTCTGCTGTTTTCATCGAGTGAAGTTGCACAATACCGGAACTCAAAGAATCACATCGTTTCACGAGCGCTTCGGGAAGGTAAAGTTCTGTATGAAAACCGGTAA
- a CDS encoding branched-chain amino acid transaminase: MPTKKKSVEFDEGKKIWFDGKMVDWKDANVHVGIHALHYGSSVFEGIRCYNTKNGPAIMRLKEHMRRLSDSARICRMRVPFTIEQLEKAALETIKVNEWKEAYLRPLVFRGYHSLGVLPKDNPINVVIMSWYWGKYLGAKALNGVDVMVSSWNRAAPNTFPTMAKTAPNYLNSQLVKIESVAMRAELDPEKVAADELGYEQFDEGIALNTQGFVSEGSGENLFIIRDGIVYTPPAAAMILPGITRMCAITIMERDMGLKVVEANIPREMLYICDELFFTGTAAEVTPIRSVDRQAVGEVVAEKKLPFGGAYISRGKIGPITKELQERFLAIVKGEAPDKYGWLTHV; the protein is encoded by the coding sequence ATGCCCACCAAGAAGAAAAGCGTTGAGTTCGATGAGGGTAAGAAAATCTGGTTCGACGGGAAAATGGTCGACTGGAAAGACGCCAATGTACATGTTGGAATTCACGCTCTCCACTACGGTTCCTCGGTGTTCGAAGGTATCCGCTGTTACAATACAAAAAATGGTCCGGCGATTATGCGCTTGAAGGAGCATATGCGACGGCTATCGGATAGCGCGCGGATTTGCCGGATGAGAGTTCCTTTTACAATTGAACAACTGGAAAAGGCAGCGCTCGAAACGATCAAGGTAAACGAATGGAAAGAGGCGTACCTCCGTCCGTTAGTCTTTCGCGGATACCATTCGCTTGGCGTTCTGCCAAAAGACAACCCAATCAATGTTGTCATCATGAGTTGGTATTGGGGAAAGTATCTCGGCGCTAAAGCGTTAAACGGTGTTGATGTGATGGTGAGTTCGTGGAATCGTGCCGCTCCCAATACGTTCCCGACAATGGCGAAAACCGCACCGAACTACTTGAATAGCCAATTAGTAAAGATCGAGTCGGTTGCAATGCGCGCCGAACTGGATCCAGAAAAAGTTGCCGCTGACGAATTAGGATATGAACAATTCGATGAAGGCATCGCATTGAATACCCAAGGATTTGTTTCCGAAGGCAGCGGAGAAAATCTATTTATCATCCGTGACGGAATTGTTTACACCCCCCCGGCGGCGGCAATGATTCTTCCCGGGATAACCCGGATGTGTGCGATTACGATAATGGAACGCGATATGGGTCTCAAAGTGGTTGAGGCAAATATACCGCGGGAAATGTTGTACATTTGCGACGAATTGTTCTTTACCGGTACAGCTGCGGAAGTGACGCCGATTCGTTCGGTGGATCGTCAGGCAGTTGGTGAAGTGGTAGCTGAGAAGAAACTGCCGTTTGGCGGTGCATATATCTCACGCGGTAAGATTGGTCCGATCACGAAAGAATTGCAGGAGCGTTTCCTTGCAATTGTTAAGGGCGAAGCGCCCGATAAGTATGGCTGGTTAACTCACGTATGA
- a CDS encoding HEPN domain-containing protein: MKTGNDGVRLYRVGLRDLYTLRKLNQGDFDTEVFGFHAQQAVEKFLKCWLSSIEIDYPFTHDLRVLFDLLDANKQDTGEFRSLQDLTDFAVFYRYEFDTSMNIRLDRDDCIEQIGRLEMVVRKLGDFHSDIGGE; encoded by the coding sequence ATGAAAACCGGTAACGATGGGGTTCGATTGTATCGTGTCGGACTTCGCGATTTGTATACGTTACGGAAGCTCAATCAAGGGGATTTCGATACCGAAGTCTTCGGATTTCATGCACAACAAGCGGTTGAGAAGTTCTTGAAGTGTTGGTTGTCATCAATCGAGATAGACTATCCATTCACTCACGATCTAAGGGTATTATTCGATTTACTGGATGCGAATAAACAAGATACCGGAGAGTTTCGTTCCTTGCAGGATTTGACCGACTTCGCGGTATTTTATCGTTATGAGTTCGATACTTCGATGAATATTCGGTTAGACCGCGACGACTGTATCGAACAGATTGGCAGGTTGGAAATGGTAGTTCGTAAACTAGGCGATTTCCACAGCGATATTGGTGGTGAATAG
- a CDS encoding 3-hydroxybutyryl-CoA dehydrogenase, which translates to MSEIKTIAVIGAGTMGNGIAHVSAQSGFKTFLCDVKQEFLDRALKTITKNLERQVTKGTLSEDDKNATLGRLTTCVGLDCTREADLVIEAVPEIEALKFAIYKELNEKVKEGAIVASNTSSISITKLAASTKKPENFIGMHFMNPVPIMKLVEVIRGLATSQETYDIVADTAKKMGKVPVEVNDYPGFVANRLLMPMINEAAYALYEGVATKEAIDEVMKLGMAHPMGPLTLADFIGLDVCLAIMEVLHQGLGDSKYRPCPLLRKMVDAGYLGRKSGRGFYSY; encoded by the coding sequence ATGTCGGAAATCAAAACCATCGCCGTGATCGGCGCGGGAACCATGGGGAATGGAATTGCTCACGTCAGTGCGCAATCCGGCTTCAAAACGTTTTTATGCGACGTCAAGCAGGAATTTCTTGACCGGGCATTGAAGACAATTACCAAGAATCTCGAGCGGCAAGTAACCAAGGGTACGCTCAGCGAGGACGACAAAAACGCGACACTCGGACGTTTGACGACATGCGTCGGATTGGATTGCACCAGGGAAGCTGACTTAGTCATTGAAGCGGTGCCGGAAATCGAAGCGCTCAAGTTTGCTATCTACAAGGAATTGAATGAGAAGGTGAAAGAGGGAGCCATCGTCGCCTCGAATACTTCTTCAATTTCCATTACGAAGTTAGCCGCTTCGACCAAAAAGCCCGAAAATTTCATCGGAATGCACTTCATGAATCCGGTGCCAATCATGAAACTGGTGGAAGTGATTCGCGGTCTGGCTACTTCGCAAGAGACCTACGACATCGTCGCCGACACCGCGAAGAAGATGGGGAAAGTCCCAGTCGAAGTGAATGACTACCCCGGCTTCGTGGCGAATCGCTTGCTGATGCCGATGATCAACGAAGCCGCTTACGCGCTGTATGAAGGGGTTGCGACGAAGGAAGCCATCGACGAAGTGATGAAACTCGGGATGGCACATCCAATGGGGCCGCTTACCCTCGCCGATTTCATCGGTCTCGATGTTTGCTTGGCGATTATGGAAGTATTACATCAGGGATTGGGCGATAGTAAGTACCGCCCCTGTCCCTTACTTCGCAAAATGGTTGATGCCGGGTACCTCGGTCGTAAATCCGGGCGCGGTTTTTACTCGTACTAA